A window of the Cystobacter fuscus genome harbors these coding sequences:
- a CDS encoding outer membrane beta-barrel domain-containing protein: protein MRPTSFLSFLLATVCAPALAQAPVEQAPIPVKAADAPLASTASPDAPLPVADPEAQRLVNGAPLHNPNVAVHVVQKKRFADAGRHEFTLYPAIPQVNGRFTEHAGSALGYTYHLQENFALQLTGQYNWYANESAFNLELIDKVREQAQAATALLLQWGAQAGVEVTPLYGKFAFYDNHLLQFSVVINGGAGVGASRVLVRPQVTNQVDGVGTVVPARLGDTGTRFVGSVGGGLRVQFGDSMALRLELRDLVYTARVDRVDGCNQQDFALLEKALGTGEPFSALPLSGGCQYSRFDGVDPKTGKKLREDIVLGKDLVGNPSSDVLNNLGFYAGFSYLF, encoded by the coding sequence ATGCGACCCACCTCGTTCCTCTCCTTCCTCCTGGCCACGGTCTGCGCGCCGGCCCTGGCCCAGGCTCCCGTCGAGCAGGCGCCCATTCCGGTGAAGGCCGCGGATGCCCCGCTGGCCTCCACCGCCAGCCCGGACGCGCCGCTCCCGGTGGCGGACCCCGAGGCGCAGCGCCTGGTGAATGGCGCGCCCCTGCACAATCCGAACGTGGCCGTGCACGTGGTGCAGAAGAAGCGCTTCGCGGACGCGGGCCGCCACGAGTTCACCCTCTACCCGGCCATCCCCCAGGTGAATGGCCGCTTCACCGAGCACGCCGGCAGCGCGCTGGGCTACACCTACCACCTGCAGGAGAACTTCGCCCTGCAGCTCACCGGCCAGTACAACTGGTACGCCAACGAGAGCGCCTTCAACCTGGAGCTCATCGACAAGGTGCGCGAGCAGGCCCAGGCGGCCACGGCGCTCCTGCTCCAGTGGGGCGCGCAGGCGGGCGTGGAAGTCACGCCGCTCTACGGCAAGTTCGCCTTCTACGACAACCACCTCTTGCAGTTCAGCGTGGTGATCAACGGCGGGGCGGGGGTGGGCGCCTCGCGCGTGCTCGTGCGTCCCCAGGTCACCAACCAGGTGGACGGGGTGGGCACCGTCGTCCCGGCGCGCCTGGGCGACACGGGCACCAGGTTCGTCGGCTCGGTGGGCGGCGGCCTGCGCGTGCAGTTCGGCGACTCCATGGCGCTGCGCCTGGAGCTGCGAGACCTGGTCTACACCGCGCGCGTGGATCGCGTGGATGGGTGCAACCAGCAGGACTTCGCGCTGCTCGAAAAGGCGCTCGGCACCGGCGAGCCCTTCAGCGCGCTGCCCCTGAGCGGTGGCTGCCAGTACTCCCGCTTCGACGGCGTGGATCCCAAGACGGGCAAGAAACTGCGCGAGGACATCGTCCTGGGCAAGGACCTCGTCGGAAACCCCTCGTCGGACGTGCTCAACAACCTCGGCTTCTACGCCGGCTTCTCCTACCTCTTCTGA
- a CDS encoding lytic transglycosylase domain-containing protein produces the protein MKGWAAALVVVGSMVGPVAGAFQPYFPGEKSPEMVELRAQLAERAVQLEQMEEEAVLFAEAEALGITTAVQASQLPERQQRRLAMAIVREARANGLDPLLVVAVIHCESSFNNYAVSHVGAMGLMQVMPDTGSYLADKAGFKLQRHSNLFDSELNIELGTAYLANLIERFGTPERALVAYNAGPTQARKILAQSGARERFLAGYPAKVMREFRNLKAQRSRELTRREAQKKPVNGPG, from the coding sequence ATGAAGGGTTGGGCGGCGGCGCTGGTGGTGGTGGGGTCGATGGTGGGTCCGGTCGCGGGGGCGTTCCAGCCCTACTTCCCGGGAGAGAAGAGCCCGGAGATGGTGGAGCTGAGAGCGCAACTGGCCGAGCGCGCGGTTCAGCTCGAGCAGATGGAGGAGGAGGCGGTGCTCTTCGCCGAGGCGGAGGCGCTGGGCATCACCACCGCGGTGCAGGCCTCGCAGCTGCCCGAGCGTCAGCAGCGGCGCCTGGCGATGGCGATCGTCCGCGAGGCGCGCGCCAACGGGTTGGATCCGCTCCTGGTGGTGGCGGTCATCCACTGCGAGAGCTCCTTCAACAACTACGCGGTGTCCCACGTGGGCGCCATGGGGCTCATGCAGGTGATGCCGGACACGGGCAGCTATCTGGCGGACAAGGCGGGCTTCAAGCTGCAGCGCCATTCCAATCTGTTCGATTCGGAATTGAACATCGAGCTGGGAACGGCCTACCTGGCCAACCTCATCGAGCGCTTCGGCACGCCGGAGCGCGCCCTGGTCGCCTACAACGCGGGCCCCACCCAGGCGCGGAAGATCCTCGCCCAGAGCGGCGCGCGCGAGCGATTCCTCGCGGGCTACCCCGCCAAGGTGATGCGCGAGTTCCGCAACCTGAAGGCCCAGCGCTCGCGCGAGCTGACCCGGCGCGAGGCCCAGAAGAAGCCCGTGAACGGGCCGGGGTGA
- a CDS encoding HupE/UreJ family protein has translation MWWTARWVAALVLCLLAGGAGAHDADILYAQLWRPEAGGAEVRERITLTADTLARLLPADADGDGVLSQADLDARERALAVGFWDAIPLSAGGQPCARTAQRAWVRESYVELGATFSCAPGELRQRFTLLAVLPAGYRVVLGSLVQGERGQRFADAAQPTLVVSTEGSAGEASTGLAGWVGLGVTHILGGPDHLAFLLAVLLVGGSTRRVLLLVTAFTVAHSLTLGTTALGWLPLDEVRTRWVEAAIAASILWVAVENLVRRAPRHRVAVTFLFGLVHGLGFASVLTGYGLGDSVVSGLFGFNLGVELGQAAVVAVLLPLLRMLQRRPVLHRRTVRFLSVLLGLTALYWLLERGLAPIG, from the coding sequence ATGTGGTGGACGGCCCGGTGGGTGGCGGCCCTCGTCCTGTGTCTGCTCGCGGGTGGAGCGGGCGCGCACGACGCGGACATTCTCTATGCGCAGCTCTGGCGTCCCGAAGCCGGGGGGGCCGAGGTGCGCGAGCGCATCACCCTCACGGCGGACACGCTCGCGCGCCTGCTGCCCGCGGACGCGGACGGAGACGGCGTGCTGAGCCAGGCGGATCTCGACGCGCGCGAGCGGGCCCTGGCCGTGGGCTTCTGGGACGCCATTCCCCTGAGCGCTGGCGGCCAGCCCTGCGCTCGCACCGCCCAGCGGGCCTGGGTGCGCGAGTCCTATGTGGAACTCGGGGCCACCTTCTCGTGCGCGCCGGGGGAGTTGCGCCAGCGCTTCACGCTGCTCGCCGTACTGCCGGCGGGCTACCGGGTGGTGCTCGGCAGCCTCGTCCAGGGTGAGCGGGGACAGCGCTTCGCCGACGCCGCCCAGCCCACGCTCGTGGTGTCCACGGAGGGCTCCGCCGGGGAGGCGTCCACGGGGCTCGCCGGCTGGGTGGGGCTCGGGGTCACGCACATCCTCGGCGGGCCGGATCATCTGGCCTTCCTGCTGGCGGTGCTGCTCGTGGGAGGGAGCACGCGGCGGGTGCTGCTGTTGGTGACGGCCTTCACCGTGGCCCATTCCCTCACGCTGGGGACCACCGCGCTGGGCTGGCTCCCCCTGGACGAGGTGCGCACGCGCTGGGTGGAGGCCGCCATCGCCGCCTCCATTCTCTGGGTGGCGGTGGAGAACCTCGTGCGGCGCGCGCCCCGCCACCGCGTGGCCGTCACCTTCCTGTTCGGTCTGGTGCACGGCCTGGGCTTCGCCAGCGTGTTGACGGGCTATGGCCTGGGCGACTCGGTGGTGAGCGGGCTGTTCGGTTTCAATCTCGGCGTGGAGCTGGGCCAGGCGGCCGTCGTCGCCGTGCTGCTGCCGCTGCTGCGCATGCTCCAGCGCCGGCCCGTGCTGCACCGGCGCACCGTCCGCTTCCTGTCAGTCCTGCTCGGGCTGACGGCGCTCTATTGGTTGCTGGAGCGAGGTTTGGCGCCGATCGGTTGA
- the rplC gene encoding 50S ribosomal protein L3 translates to MTQVWNEEGNLVPVTVIDVNTCTVVGKRTPEKDQYSAVTLGFGELRETSLNKPQLGFFKKANAPLRRHLKEFRVSAEEAAGYNVGDAVKADLFTKGQLVDVTGITKGRGFQGVMKRWKFKGSQTATRGTHEYRRHPGAIGQRKTPGRVYPNKKLPGHYGVEQVTTQNLTVVDVDVEKGLLLVKGAVPGHNDGLIVVRPSIKLALREKHKAARAGK, encoded by the coding sequence ATGACCCAGGTGTGGAACGAGGAGGGAAACCTCGTTCCGGTGACGGTGATCGACGTCAACACCTGTACGGTCGTGGGCAAGCGCACCCCCGAGAAGGATCAGTACTCGGCGGTGACGCTGGGCTTCGGCGAGCTGCGCGAGACGAGCCTGAACAAGCCGCAGCTGGGCTTCTTCAAGAAGGCGAACGCTCCGCTGCGCCGCCACCTGAAGGAGTTCCGGGTGAGCGCGGAGGAGGCCGCGGGCTACAACGTGGGCGACGCCGTGAAGGCGGACCTGTTCACCAAGGGCCAGCTCGTGGACGTCACGGGCATCACCAAGGGCCGTGGCTTCCAGGGCGTCATGAAGCGCTGGAAGTTCAAGGGCTCGCAGACGGCCACGCGCGGCACCCACGAGTACCGCCGGCACCCGGGCGCCATCGGTCAGCGTAAGACGCCTGGCCGCGTGTACCCCAACAAGAAGCTGCCCGGTCACTACGGCGTGGAGCAGGTCACCACCCAGAACCTGACCGTGGTGGACGTGGACGTGGAGAAGGGCCTGCTGCTCGTCAAGGGCGCCGTCCCCGGCCACAACGACGGCCTCATCGTCGTGCGCCCGAGCATCAAGCTCGCGCTGCGCGAGAAGCACAAGGCCGCCCGCGCCGGCAAGTAG
- a CDS encoding tetratricopeptide repeat protein: protein MHRLFLSSWLLLAPLAASAQDAALRFQEQATRSTNAEERGRAELSLAQTFASEDLPVSALVAYARIVAAGPQHPAYLQALEGLVDMQERLNEQNLVPNLLDKAYTPEARDTWTKLPREVLARVNYQLGTIHHRRGRLEEARALLEAVPADSRVYARSRYLLGVVLADPKFPGRPGEGDALDTAALAAFQAARDAKGNQLGLDEVKQLALLGLGRLHYGRHEYPQAITAYEAVPRYGRFWDQALFENGFARFQDEDFGGALGSLQALHAPQFEGAFQPESWILKATVYYYSCLFDEVKTTLAAYEALYEPMAKQLEPFTRDEDPLSAYNLVSAENRRLPGPVYLWIHGNERIQDVMRMVTQVDAERRRISERAAWRGTGLVQEAVSGLEEVRATLTQIGGRFAHSRLLEAAQNLRTFADQAEIIRVQTALDEKDLLLAGVDQKALLKTQSIYRPKMPGAAWNYWKFEGEFWRDEIGYYQYTLKRGCPAKPQ from the coding sequence ATGCACCGCCTGTTTCTCTCTTCCTGGCTGCTTCTCGCTCCCCTGGCCGCCTCCGCGCAGGACGCGGCGCTGCGCTTCCAGGAGCAGGCCACCCGCTCCACCAACGCCGAGGAGCGTGGCCGCGCCGAGCTGTCGCTCGCCCAGACCTTCGCCAGCGAGGACCTGCCCGTCAGCGCGCTCGTCGCCTACGCGCGCATCGTCGCCGCCGGACCCCAGCACCCCGCCTATCTCCAGGCCCTCGAGGGGCTCGTGGACATGCAGGAGCGGCTCAACGAGCAGAACCTCGTGCCCAACCTGCTCGACAAGGCCTACACCCCGGAGGCGCGCGACACCTGGACGAAGCTGCCTCGCGAGGTGCTCGCCCGCGTGAACTATCAGCTCGGCACCATCCACCACCGCCGCGGCCGCCTCGAGGAGGCCCGTGCCCTGCTGGAGGCCGTGCCCGCCGACAGCCGCGTGTACGCCCGCTCGCGCTACCTGCTGGGCGTGGTGCTCGCGGATCCCAAGTTCCCCGGCCGCCCCGGAGAGGGGGATGCGCTGGACACCGCCGCCCTCGCCGCCTTCCAGGCCGCGCGCGACGCCAAGGGCAATCAGCTCGGCCTCGACGAGGTGAAGCAGCTCGCCCTGCTGGGGCTCGGCCGCCTGCACTACGGCCGGCACGAGTACCCCCAGGCCATCACCGCCTATGAGGCCGTGCCACGCTACGGCCGCTTCTGGGATCAGGCCCTGTTCGAGAACGGCTTCGCCCGCTTCCAGGACGAGGACTTCGGCGGGGCGCTCGGCAGCCTCCAGGCCCTGCATGCCCCCCAGTTCGAGGGTGCCTTCCAGCCCGAGTCGTGGATCCTCAAGGCCACCGTCTACTACTACAGCTGTCTGTTCGACGAGGTGAAGACCACGCTCGCCGCCTACGAGGCCCTCTACGAGCCCATGGCGAAACAGCTCGAGCCCTTCACCCGCGACGAGGATCCGCTGAGCGCCTACAACCTGGTGTCGGCGGAGAACCGGCGGCTGCCCGGGCCCGTCTACCTGTGGATCCACGGCAACGAGCGCATCCAGGACGTGATGCGGATGGTGACCCAGGTGGACGCCGAGCGCCGGCGGATCAGCGAGCGGGCGGCCTGGCGGGGCACGGGGCTCGTCCAGGAGGCGGTGTCCGGACTGGAGGAGGTGCGCGCCACGCTCACGCAGATCGGCGGCCGCTTCGCCCACAGCCGCCTGCTCGAGGCCGCCCAGAACCTGCGCACCTTCGCGGATCAGGCGGAGATCATCCGCGTGCAGACGGCCCTGGACGAGAAGGATCTGCTGCTCGCGGGTGTGGATCAGAAGGCACTGCTCAAGACCCAATCCATCTACCGGCCGAAGATGCCGGGCGCCGCGTGGAACTACTGGAAGTTCGAGGGCGAGTTCTGGCGCGACGAGATTGGCTATTACCAGTACACGCTCAAGCGCGGCTGCCCGGCCAAACCCCAATAG
- a CDS encoding lmo0937 family membrane protein, with product MYWTMSAILFVLWIVGSISGSTEGAWVHLLLLFSMVALLLAVAQRGRGSMA from the coding sequence GTGTACTGGACGATGAGTGCCATCCTGTTCGTGCTGTGGATCGTCGGATCCATCAGTGGTTCCACCGAGGGAGCCTGGGTGCATCTGTTGCTCCTCTTCTCCATGGTGGCGCTGCTGCTGGCGGTGGCGCAGCGGGGCCGTGGATCGATGGCCTAG
- a CDS encoding outer membrane beta-barrel domain-containing protein gives MNPRIPLRFVSLALVLMALSASAQQQVLDPAAVRHRLYSPQQHLELSLAVGLPAREYLTAHYNLNVALAYNFVESFALEARAGYALSRQTGLARSISESFLAREDKQLTDELADMWQMGAHGVVGARWAPIYGKLSLLADATAHFQAYLWAGGGLASLRRQSIIQCGQVIDRAQGVCDNRTDVADRSTATESYWRVETRAAPVVSGAVGLRFFLGPRHALRLELRDWIFADRYRVNVVREDWEAGRESGEPAPNPGFTHLVQFDLGYTFLF, from the coding sequence ATGAATCCACGCATTCCTCTTCGTTTCGTCTCGCTGGCCCTGGTGCTCATGGCCCTGAGCGCGTCGGCGCAGCAGCAGGTGTTGGATCCCGCCGCCGTGCGCCATCGCCTCTACTCGCCCCAGCAACACCTGGAGCTGTCGCTCGCGGTGGGCCTGCCGGCGCGGGAGTACCTCACGGCGCACTACAACCTGAACGTCGCGCTCGCCTACAACTTCGTCGAGTCGTTCGCCCTCGAGGCGCGCGCCGGCTACGCGCTCAGCCGGCAGACGGGGCTGGCCCGCTCCATCTCCGAGAGCTTCCTCGCCCGCGAGGACAAGCAGCTCACCGACGAGCTGGCGGACATGTGGCAGATGGGCGCGCACGGCGTGGTGGGCGCGCGCTGGGCTCCCATCTACGGCAAGCTGTCCCTGCTGGCCGACGCGACGGCGCACTTCCAGGCCTACCTGTGGGCCGGAGGCGGGCTCGCCTCGCTGCGGCGCCAGTCCATCATCCAGTGTGGCCAGGTGATCGACCGCGCTCAGGGCGTGTGTGACAACCGCACGGACGTGGCCGATCGCTCCACCGCCACCGAGTCCTACTGGCGCGTGGAGACGCGCGCGGCGCCGGTGGTCTCCGGCGCGGTGGGCCTGCGCTTCTTCCTGGGCCCCCGGCACGCGCTGCGCCTGGAGCTGCGCGACTGGATCTTCGCGGACCGGTACCGCGTGAACGTGGTGCGCGAGGACTGGGAGGCGGGGCGCGAGAGTGGCGAGCCCGCGCCCAACCCCGGCTTCACGCACCTGGTGCAGTTCGACCTCGGTTACACCTTCCTCTTCTGA
- a CDS encoding AAA family ATPase has protein sequence MNSPARATPALSSPAAARSALEQVAANLSLAVRGKEKEVRLAVTCVAAGGHLLLEDVPGVGKTTLVEALARSFALSLSRVQFTADLMPADILGAQIFHAATASFSFRPGPIFRQLVLADELNRAPPRTQSALLEAMAQGQVSLDGVTHPLPRPFTVVATQNPVDFSGTYPLPDSQLDRFLMRLSLGHPAPEVEARLLVLARDAATAGAVVDPVSTPEALNGLRAQVAAQRLDDTVADYVVRLAHATRSHGDIERGASTRAVLALGMAARAYALWEARDFVTPGDVRAVLGPCLAHRLLLRSANQGTYTRDEALHLIEEIARKVPAPR, from the coding sequence ATGAACTCCCCAGCCCGAGCAACCCCTGCCCTTTCCTCTCCGGCGGCCGCGAGATCCGCGCTGGAGCAGGTGGCCGCGAATCTGTCCCTGGCCGTGCGGGGCAAGGAGAAGGAAGTCCGCCTCGCCGTCACCTGCGTGGCCGCGGGGGGCCACCTGCTGCTGGAGGACGTGCCCGGGGTGGGAAAGACCACGCTGGTGGAGGCCCTCGCCCGCTCCTTCGCCCTGTCGCTGTCGCGCGTGCAGTTCACCGCGGACCTGATGCCGGCCGACATCCTCGGCGCGCAGATCTTCCACGCCGCCACGGCCTCGTTCTCCTTCCGCCCCGGCCCCATCTTCCGCCAGCTCGTGCTGGCCGATGAGCTCAACCGCGCGCCGCCGCGCACCCAGTCCGCGCTGCTGGAGGCCATGGCCCAGGGCCAGGTCTCCCTGGACGGCGTCACCCACCCGCTGCCCCGCCCCTTCACGGTGGTGGCCACGCAGAACCCGGTGGACTTCTCCGGCACCTATCCCCTGCCCGACTCGCAACTGGACCGCTTCCTCATGCGCCTGTCGCTGGGCCACCCGGCGCCCGAGGTGGAAGCGCGCCTGCTGGTGCTCGCGCGCGACGCCGCCACGGCCGGCGCGGTGGTGGATCCGGTGAGCACGCCCGAGGCGCTCAACGGGCTGCGCGCCCAGGTGGCCGCCCAGCGCCTGGATGACACCGTGGCCGACTACGTGGTGCGCCTGGCGCACGCCACGCGCTCGCACGGCGACATCGAGCGCGGCGCCTCCACGCGCGCCGTGCTGGCGCTGGGCATGGCCGCCCGGGCCTACGCCCTGTGGGAGGCGCGTGACTTCGTGACGCCCGGAGACGTGCGCGCGGTGCTCGGGCCGTGCCTGGCCCACCGGCTGCTCCTGCGCAGCGCCAACCAGGGAACCTATACGCGCGACGAGGCGCTCCACCTCATCGAGGAGATCGCCCGGAAGGTGCCGGCCCCCCGGTGA
- a CDS encoding STAS domain-containing protein — translation MVGLEIHQEERAGRLTLRLTGTLDNQTALLLRQSLDTLGSREVELDFTHLREFRDSAVGVLTNGLVDRKVRLRGLAGHHQRMFRYFGLSMGETSSASRAYYTPEEVLA, via the coding sequence ATGGTGGGACTGGAAATTCACCAGGAAGAACGCGCAGGCCGTCTGACGCTGCGTCTGACCGGAACGCTGGACAACCAGACCGCCCTGCTCCTGCGCCAGTCGCTGGACACGCTGGGATCGAGGGAAGTGGAGTTGGATTTCACGCACCTGCGCGAGTTCCGTGACTCGGCGGTGGGAGTGCTGACGAACGGACTGGTGGACCGCAAGGTGCGCCTGCGGGGCCTGGCCGGGCATCACCAGCGCATGTTCCGCTACTTCGGGTTGAGCATGGGCGAGACCTCCTCGGCGTCGCGCGCCTACTACACCCCGGAGGAAGTGCTCGCCTGA